From the genome of Spirosomataceae bacterium TFI 002, one region includes:
- a CDS encoding outer membrane transport energization protein ExbB → MEKSTTAPVAKKPAPKKAATPNKSGGLNAAIIIPVLLVLGIVIWKFLLGDSSNFDEAGHPANMLGIVYSGGVIVPILITCFLITVVFSVERFITIGKAGGKGNLDVFVGKIRSMLNAGNIDEAIKECDRQQGTVGNVAKTALAKYNQLVTEKELTKDQKMAALQKEVEEATSLELPMLEKNLSILSTLGSVATLIALLGTVLGMIRSFFAIGEGGGAPDAAELATGIAEALINTGLGIGTSAIAIIMYNLFTSKIDGLTYKIDEIGMSLQQTFAANN, encoded by the coding sequence ATGGAAAAATCGACTACTGCTCCAGTGGCCAAAAAGCCAGCTCCAAAAAAAGCTGCAACTCCAAACAAAAGTGGTGGATTAAACGCCGCAATCATTATTCCCGTACTTCTTGTACTAGGTATCGTAATTTGGAAATTCTTACTAGGTGACTCTTCTAACTTTGATGAAGCTGGACACCCTGCTAACATGCTAGGAATCGTTTACTCTGGTGGAGTTATCGTACCTATCCTTATTACTTGTTTCCTTATTACAGTAGTATTTTCTGTTGAGCGTTTCATCACAATCGGAAAAGCCGGTGGAAAAGGAAATCTTGACGTTTTCGTTGGTAAGATTCGTTCTATGCTTAACGCTGGAAACATTGATGAAGCAATCAAAGAGTGTGATCGTCAACAAGGTACAGTAGGAAACGTTGCTAAAACAGCTTTGGCAAAGTACAACCAACTAGTTACTGAAAAAGAATTGACTAAAGATCAAAAAATGGCTGCTCTTCAAAAAGAAGTAGAAGAAGCAACTTCATTGGAACTTCCAATGCTAGAGAAAAACCTTTCAATCCTTTCTACACTTGGTTCTGTTGCAACTCTTATTGCACTTCTAGGTACAGTACTTGGTATGATCCGTTCTTTCTTTGCGATTGGTGAAGGTGGTGGAGCTCCAGATGCTGCAGAACTTGCAACTGGTATTGCTGAGGCCCTGATTAACACAGGTTTGGGTATTGGTACATCTGCTATCGCGATTATCATGTACAACCTATTTACATCCAAAATCGATGGTCTTACTTACAAGATAGACGAAATCGGAATGAGTTTACAACAAACTTTTGCTGCTAATAATTAA
- a CDS encoding 4-amino-4-deoxychorismate lyase: MPLLEWHEKRFRETSALLYAIQRRKTLAQYFDQLAMPTKGLYKVRVVYSKSKVKVEWAKYTLSKHQTVELRTDNEISYPTKNENRLLLNQHKAATNADDFIIVQHGKLTDAWYSNIALLKNGKWYTPSTPLLNGVKRKSLITTDSLEVKEIKAVDISTYEQIAFINAMRDFEKKYNFRVEGNMLYLTEVPQ; the protein is encoded by the coding sequence ATGCCATTATTGGAGTGGCATGAAAAACGTTTCAGAGAAACTTCAGCATTACTTTATGCTATTCAAAGAAGAAAAACTTTAGCTCAATATTTTGATCAGCTAGCTATGCCAACTAAAGGCCTGTATAAGGTAAGGGTAGTTTACAGTAAATCGAAAGTGAAAGTTGAATGGGCGAAATATACATTAAGTAAACATCAAACAGTAGAGCTACGAACTGATAATGAAATTTCTTATCCAACCAAAAATGAGAATAGACTACTTCTTAACCAGCACAAAGCAGCTACGAATGCCGATGATTTCATAATTGTGCAGCATGGTAAACTTACCGATGCATGGTATAGTAACATCGCTTTACTGAAAAATGGAAAGTGGTACACACCTTCCACTCCATTACTAAATGGGGTGAAAAGAAAGTCTTTAATTACGACAGATTCTTTGGAAGTAAAAGAAATAAAAGCTGTTGATATTTCAACTTACGAACAAATTGCCTTTATCAATGCCATGAGAGATTTCGAAAAAAAGTATAACTTTCGGGTAGAAGGAAATATGCTTTATCTTACAGAAGTCCCACAATGA
- a CDS encoding Peptidase family M28 — protein MKKNLIVLALCLFATSRISAQDISEQYANTITVDDLRKHLTIIASDEMEGRETGSPGQFKAAAYIADHFKNLGLQTLQTGKDGKPSYYQYFNLYQKGWTEAYMKVNGRSKVFFKDFYPNGMVNVPVEQTVDVVFASYGLEGDYANLDVNGKVVLYFEDLPADFDFSSISKTPLDNDDAKAKFLEKTKLELAKEKGAAYIFVISKDNEELFVTRAAERKAVLSRFNRMMLDQADENPASKQPSFVISYKLASEILGVPTAKLEKVSGMSSKKRSKLARKLKSQQVTFKTKRDQNQIETMNVMGFMEGTDKKDEVLIITSHYDHIGMSSKGEVYNGADDDGSGTCAVLEIAEAFTKAKNEGNGPRRSILFMTVAGEEKGLLGSRYYTDVNPTIPLAKSIANLNIDMIGRIDKEHADNDKYIYLIGSDKLSSELHNISEEANKKYINFDLDYTFNDPNDPNRFYYRSDHYNFAKNNIPVIFYFSGVHEDYHGLGDEVEKILFPKYSQISRLVFHTAWDLVNRDGRIKVDSNKK, from the coding sequence ATGAAAAAAAACCTAATCGTTTTGGCATTATGCCTTTTCGCTACATCCAGAATTTCCGCCCAGGATATAAGCGAACAATACGCGAACACAATTACTGTAGATGACCTTAGAAAACACCTCACCATTATTGCATCAGATGAGATGGAAGGTAGAGAAACAGGTAGCCCAGGGCAGTTTAAAGCAGCCGCTTACATAGCTGATCATTTCAAGAATTTAGGATTACAAACTTTGCAAACTGGCAAAGATGGTAAACCTTCGTACTATCAATACTTCAACTTGTATCAAAAAGGATGGACCGAGGCCTACATGAAAGTGAATGGAAGAAGTAAAGTTTTCTTCAAAGATTTTTATCCAAATGGTATGGTAAACGTACCTGTAGAGCAGACAGTTGATGTAGTTTTTGCATCATATGGCTTAGAAGGTGACTATGCAAACCTTGACGTTAATGGCAAAGTTGTACTCTATTTTGAGGACCTACCAGCAGATTTTGATTTTAGCTCAATTTCAAAAACACCATTAGACAACGACGACGCTAAGGCTAAGTTTTTGGAAAAAACTAAGTTAGAATTAGCTAAAGAAAAAGGAGCGGCTTACATCTTCGTAATCTCGAAAGACAACGAAGAGCTATTTGTAACTAGAGCAGCAGAGCGTAAAGCGGTACTTAGTAGGTTCAATAGAATGATGCTTGACCAAGCTGATGAAAACCCAGCCAGTAAGCAGCCATCATTTGTTATTAGTTACAAGCTTGCATCGGAGATACTAGGAGTACCTACAGCTAAACTTGAGAAAGTAAGTGGAATGTCTAGTAAGAAAAGAAGTAAACTAGCCAGAAAGTTAAAGAGCCAGCAAGTAACGTTTAAAACAAAAAGAGATCAAAACCAGATTGAGACCATGAATGTAATGGGCTTCATGGAGGGTACTGACAAAAAAGACGAAGTTTTGATTATTACTTCTCATTATGACCACATAGGAATGAGCTCAAAAGGTGAAGTATATAACGGAGCGGATGATGACGGATCAGGGACCTGTGCTGTACTTGAGATAGCTGAGGCTTTCACAAAGGCAAAGAACGAAGGAAATGGCCCAAGAAGAAGTATTCTTTTTATGACAGTTGCTGGTGAGGAGAAAGGTCTCTTGGGATCAAGATACTACACAGATGTTAACCCTACTATTCCATTAGCCAAGTCAATTGCCAACTTAAATATTGACATGATTGGTAGAATAGATAAAGAACATGCCGATAATGATAAATACATATATCTTATAGGTTCAGATAAGTTGAGCTCTGAATTACACAACATATCGGAAGAAGCAAATAAGAAATATATCAATTTCGATTTAGATTATACTTTCAACGATCCGAACGATCCAAATAGGTTCTATTATCGCTCCGATCATTACAATTTTGCCAAAAACAATATACCTGTAATTTTCTATTTTTCCGGCGTACATGAAGATTATCACGGATTAGGCGACGAAGTAGAGAAAATACTATTTCCCAAATATTCACAAATAAGTAGACTCGTTTTCCATACGGCTTGGGATCTCGTAAATAGAGACGGACGTATTAAAGTAGACTCAAATAAAAAGTAA
- a CDS encoding glycine dehydrogenase (decarboxylating) alpha subunit /glycine dehydrogenase (decarboxylating) beta subunit → MQVSLTQKEQFENRHHGKRSENLKAMLEAVKVDSVDQLIDETVPSAIRLKKILDLPPAQSEVEFLKSFKEIASKNKIFKSYIGQGYYDTHTPNVILRNILENPAWYTAYTPYQAEIAQGRLEMLFNFQTMIAELTGMEIANGSLLDEGTAAAEAMSMFYGNRKGAKKSAHTFLIADNCFAHSIDVVVGRAKPIGINIEIVPTSEMDVTRSDVFGVLLQNPGKDGEILDYTAFIESAHEYDLQIAVATDLLACAILKPAGEMGADVVLGTSQRFGVPMGFGGPHAAFFAVRDQYKRQIPGRIIGQSIDREGNNAFRMALQTREQHIRREKATSNICTSQVLLAVISAAYGIYHGRDGVKEIAMRTYGLAQFFANSVQGLDFHVVHRDFFDTVVLDVDSCKDLKKLAEARGINLRYINEELVGVSFDENKTLEDVGELLELFGELRGQRVMMNLKGEIALDIPEGLMRTTTYLNHPVFNSYHTEHEMLRYLKTLENKDLSLVHSMISLGSCTMKLNATAEMIPVTWPEIGGLHPFAPADQTLGYKEIFANLRKWLCEVTGFDAMSLQPNSGAQGELAGLMVIRAYHESREDEHRNVALIPSSAHGTNPASAVMAGMNVVVTKCDENGNVDIADLKEKAEKYKDNLSCLMITYPSTHGVFEEGIIEICKIIHANGGRVYMDGANMNAQVGLTSPANIGADVCHLNLHKTFCIPHGGGGPGMGPIGVVKDLAPFLPGHVYKKEIEHSTSDEYSFGAIHAISAAPWGSSSILPISYAYIAMMGGEGLTNATKNAILNANYIKSRLEGHFDILYLGANGRCAHEMIVECRPFKASAGVEVEDIAKRLMDYGFHSPTVSFPVAGTLMIEPTESESKEELDRFCDALIGIRNEIREIENGDYPKDNNVLTNSPHTMRTALTENWTLPYSREKAIFPVPGLKYNKFWPSVSRIDSAHGDRNLICTCAPIESYETAEA, encoded by the coding sequence ATGCAGGTAAGTCTAACCCAGAAGGAGCAATTTGAAAATCGCCACCACGGCAAGCGTTCTGAAAACTTGAAAGCAATGCTGGAAGCTGTGAAGGTTGATAGTGTAGATCAGTTAATAGATGAAACCGTTCCGTCGGCAATTCGGCTGAAAAAGATCTTGGATTTACCTCCTGCTCAAAGTGAAGTAGAGTTTTTGAAATCTTTCAAAGAAATAGCTTCCAAAAATAAGATTTTTAAAAGTTACATAGGGCAAGGGTATTATGACACGCATACGCCAAATGTAATCCTTCGTAATATACTAGAAAACCCAGCATGGTATACCGCATATACCCCGTATCAAGCTGAGATCGCACAAGGAAGGTTAGAAATGCTTTTCAATTTCCAAACTATGATTGCGGAATTGACTGGTATGGAGATAGCAAATGGTTCTCTACTCGACGAAGGAACAGCTGCTGCTGAGGCAATGTCCATGTTTTATGGAAATAGGAAAGGTGCCAAAAAGAGTGCTCATACATTTTTAATAGCAGATAACTGTTTTGCCCATAGTATTGATGTGGTAGTAGGTAGAGCAAAACCTATCGGAATTAATATTGAGATTGTTCCCACAAGTGAAATGGATGTCACTAGAAGTGATGTTTTTGGAGTTTTACTTCAAAATCCAGGAAAGGATGGTGAAATATTGGATTACACTGCATTTATAGAAAGTGCTCACGAATATGATCTTCAAATTGCTGTAGCAACTGATCTACTTGCCTGTGCTATTCTTAAGCCTGCTGGCGAAATGGGGGCAGATGTAGTTCTTGGTACTTCACAAAGATTTGGAGTTCCTATGGGCTTTGGGGGGCCTCATGCTGCTTTTTTTGCAGTTAGAGATCAATATAAAAGACAAATTCCAGGAAGAATTATTGGACAGTCGATTGATAGAGAAGGTAATAATGCCTTCCGAATGGCTTTGCAAACACGAGAGCAACATATTAGAAGAGAAAAAGCAACTTCTAATATTTGTACTTCTCAGGTTTTATTGGCTGTAATATCTGCTGCTTACGGTATATACCATGGTAGAGATGGAGTCAAAGAAATTGCAATGCGTACATACGGTTTGGCTCAGTTTTTTGCCAATTCGGTACAAGGTTTAGATTTTCATGTAGTTCACAGAGACTTTTTTGATACCGTGGTTCTTGATGTAGATTCTTGTAAAGACTTGAAGAAACTAGCAGAAGCGAGAGGAATCAACTTGCGTTATATCAATGAAGAATTAGTAGGTGTTTCGTTTGACGAAAATAAGACATTAGAAGATGTAGGTGAATTGCTAGAGCTTTTTGGTGAATTAAGAGGCCAAAGAGTGATGATGAACTTAAAAGGAGAAATTGCACTAGATATTCCTGAAGGTTTAATGAGAACAACCACTTATTTAAACCATCCAGTATTTAATAGCTATCATACTGAGCATGAGATGTTGAGATATCTCAAAACGCTTGAAAATAAAGACTTATCGCTTGTTCATTCAATGATTTCGCTTGGTAGTTGTACCATGAAATTGAATGCAACTGCAGAAATGATTCCAGTTACTTGGCCAGAAATAGGCGGCTTACATCCTTTTGCTCCAGCAGATCAAACACTAGGTTATAAAGAGATATTTGCAAACTTGAGAAAGTGGCTTTGTGAAGTTACAGGATTTGATGCGATGTCATTGCAACCTAATAGTGGTGCACAAGGTGAACTTGCAGGCTTAATGGTGATAAGAGCATATCACGAAAGCAGAGAAGATGAACATAGAAATGTAGCTTTAATACCATCTTCGGCTCATGGAACTAACCCAGCATCAGCAGTAATGGCTGGTATGAATGTGGTGGTAACTAAATGTGACGAGAACGGGAATGTTGATATTGCTGATCTAAAGGAAAAAGCAGAAAAGTATAAAGACAACCTATCATGTTTAATGATTACATATCCTTCTACTCATGGAGTTTTTGAAGAAGGAATCATTGAGATATGTAAAATTATCCATGCAAATGGAGGACGTGTTTATATGGATGGTGCAAATATGAACGCTCAGGTAGGCCTTACTTCGCCAGCCAACATTGGAGCAGATGTATGCCACTTAAATTTGCATAAGACTTTTTGTATTCCTCACGGTGGCGGTGGACCCGGAATGGGACCTATCGGAGTTGTGAAAGATCTTGCTCCGTTTTTGCCAGGTCATGTTTACAAGAAAGAAATAGAGCATAGCACATCGGACGAGTATTCATTTGGAGCAATACACGCTATTTCAGCAGCACCATGGGGAAGCTCAAGCATATTGCCAATTTCGTATGCATACATTGCAATGATGGGTGGTGAAGGTTTGACAAATGCGACAAAGAATGCCATTTTGAATGCGAATTATATCAAATCTAGGCTCGAAGGCCATTTCGACATCCTTTATTTAGGAGCAAATGGACGTTGTGCACACGAAATGATTGTTGAATGTCGTCCATTTAAAGCATCTGCAGGAGTGGAAGTTGAAGACATTGCTAAGCGTTTGATGGATTATGGTTTTCACTCACCCACAGTTTCTTTTCCAGTAGCTGGAACATTAATGATTGAACCTACGGAGTCAGAATCCAAAGAAGAGCTTGATCGTTTTTGCGATGCATTAATTGGTATTAGAAATGAGATCAGAGAAATAGAGAATGGCGATTATCCAAAAGATAATAATGTACTTACCAATAGTCCGCATACGATGAGGACTGCACTTACTGAGAATTGGACTTTGCCTTATTCTCGTGAAAAAGCAATATTCCCAGTACCTGGTCTTAAATACAATAAGTTTTGGCCATCGGTGAGTAGAATTGATTCTGCTCATGGTGACAGAAACTTGATTTGTACTTGTGCACCAATAGAAAGTTACGAAACGGCTGAAGCCTAA
- a CDS encoding TonB-dependent Receptor Plug Domain: MKLIFSLVTIFLAAINISFAQENGVLRGSVSDAFSNEKIEKARVEVIGKDLRTETNAKGEFEFTQLPLGRIELQISSVGHGTQIIKEILIKAGKTNQLDIYLESEVRQLEEVKVTAASPNLSGAVTSLQSISMEQVMRLPATFYDPARLAFTFPGVANTNDQANGMSIRGNNPNGLQWRLEGLEIVNPNHLANAGTFSDQPAANAGGTNMLSGQMLGNMNFLTGAFPAEYGNALSGVMDMRLRKGNNKEYEHTVQAGLIGVDLSSEGPLSKKNGSSYLINYRYSFTGLLALGGLSFGGETIKFQDLAVNLSFPTKKAGEFSVFAMGGLNSNEFAFDDEDGLGPQEEKDLSVIDYYGKMVAFGGTHQKAFKNNLLWKSALVYSTSSVEREQYIPNNGGFQDFDINEILTYTSSIQKKISTNNSLKAGLFLTRNFLDNSSLNVINNERAIVSNTIQPYFTYTQGLGDKASLVLGLHNVNYLPGGSVYDSYSTLEPRLSFAYQISKNLGLNAAYGKHSQLSNLRGLEFITPLKSDQFVLNLANTLNNLSKIKAEAFYQINTSTLFSSTTGSSFFTETNLNDLFEFSSARDFLGNSFTATDGRARNYGVELSYQRYLDKGLFALVNTTLYKSEFEAADGNYYDTKYSGDFIFNFTIGKEWTTKKDNIIGANTRIVWMGGFRNYVIDVAQSKTKGTTIFDYSQPLLDRNPDYFRPDIRVYFRKNKGKKNIMWSLDIQNLANYQNVSYKYYDSFLGEVKTKYQLGMIPMLNYRIEF, encoded by the coding sequence ATGAAATTGATTTTTAGTTTGGTGACTATCTTCTTAGCAGCAATAAATATTTCGTTTGCTCAAGAAAATGGTGTTTTAAGAGGATCTGTAAGTGATGCCTTCAGCAATGAAAAAATTGAAAAGGCAAGAGTAGAAGTTATAGGAAAAGACCTAAGAACCGAAACAAACGCAAAAGGAGAATTTGAATTTACTCAACTCCCATTGGGTAGGATTGAGTTACAAATAAGCTCAGTGGGTCACGGAACCCAAATCATCAAAGAAATTTTGATCAAAGCCGGTAAAACAAACCAACTAGATATCTACCTAGAGTCGGAAGTACGCCAGTTAGAAGAAGTAAAAGTAACAGCAGCCAGCCCAAACCTTAGCGGGGCAGTGACCAGCCTACAAAGCATAAGCATGGAGCAAGTGATGAGATTACCTGCTACTTTCTATGATCCAGCAAGATTAGCTTTTACTTTCCCCGGAGTTGCCAATACCAATGACCAAGCCAATGGCATGAGTATAAGAGGAAACAATCCAAATGGACTTCAATGGCGACTTGAAGGTCTTGAGATTGTGAATCCCAACCACCTTGCGAATGCCGGTACATTTAGCGATCAGCCTGCAGCCAATGCAGGAGGAACAAATATGCTCTCAGGTCAAATGCTGGGTAATATGAATTTCCTCACAGGAGCTTTTCCAGCAGAATACGGAAATGCCCTCAGTGGTGTTATGGACATGCGATTACGCAAAGGAAATAATAAAGAATACGAACATACAGTTCAAGCAGGTTTAATTGGCGTAGACTTATCATCAGAAGGGCCACTTTCTAAGAAAAATGGAAGCTCTTACCTTATCAATTATCGTTATTCCTTCACGGGCTTGCTTGCCTTAGGAGGTTTGAGTTTTGGAGGTGAAACAATCAAGTTCCAAGACTTAGCAGTGAATCTATCTTTCCCAACCAAAAAGGCTGGTGAATTTTCAGTGTTTGCAATGGGAGGCTTGAACTCAAACGAATTTGCTTTTGATGATGAAGATGGACTTGGACCGCAAGAAGAGAAAGACCTAAGTGTTATTGATTATTATGGTAAAATGGTAGCATTCGGTGGAACACATCAGAAGGCTTTCAAAAATAACCTATTATGGAAAAGTGCTTTGGTTTATTCAACATCATCTGTCGAAAGAGAGCAGTACATTCCAAATAACGGTGGCTTCCAAGATTTTGACATAAATGAAATATTAACGTATACAAGTTCTATTCAGAAGAAAATCAGTACAAATAATAGCCTAAAAGCAGGGTTGTTTTTGACCAGAAACTTCTTGGACAATAGTAGCCTGAATGTCATTAACAATGAAAGAGCAATAGTTTCAAATACCATTCAGCCATATTTTACATACACCCAGGGCTTAGGAGATAAAGCTTCCCTAGTTCTCGGACTTCACAATGTCAATTATTTACCTGGAGGTAGTGTTTATGATAGTTATTCAACGCTTGAGCCAAGACTTTCTTTTGCTTATCAAATCAGTAAGAACCTTGGTCTGAATGCAGCTTATGGCAAACATTCACAGCTAAGTAATTTAAGAGGACTTGAATTTATCACACCCCTGAAATCAGATCAATTTGTACTAAATTTAGCAAATACGCTAAACAATTTATCCAAAATAAAAGCTGAGGCATTTTACCAAATCAACACCTCTACATTATTTTCAAGTACCACAGGATCGAGCTTTTTTACTGAAACAAACCTCAATGACTTATTTGAGTTTTCATCGGCTCGAGACTTTTTGGGTAACTCCTTTACTGCTACAGATGGTAGAGCAAGAAACTATGGAGTTGAACTCTCGTATCAGAGATACTTAGATAAAGGTTTATTCGCTTTGGTGAACACTACTTTGTATAAATCGGAGTTTGAAGCAGCCGATGGAAATTACTACGACACTAAATATAGCGGAGATTTCATTTTCAACTTTACAATTGGTAAAGAATGGACAACTAAGAAAGACAATATCATAGGTGCTAATACTCGAATAGTTTGGATGGGTGGATTTAGAAACTACGTAATAGATGTGGCACAATCTAAAACAAAAGGCACTACAATATTCGATTATTCTCAACCACTACTTGATCGTAATCCTGACTACTTCAGACCTGACATTCGAGTGTATTTCCGTAAAAACAAAGGAAAGAAAAACATCATGTGGTCGCTCGATATTCAGAATTTAGCTAACTATCAAAACGTATCCTATAAGTATTATGATTCGTTCTTGGGAGAGGTCAAAACCAAATATCAGCTTGGCATGATTCCAATGCTTAATTATAGGATTGAATTTTGA
- a CDS encoding Biopolymer transport protein ExbD/TolR — translation MAAVKPKRHGPTMDMTAMCDVAFLLLTFFIMASSFKSEETVTINSPSSVAEELIPDSDACMVTVDPNGKYYFGIVDASQRDNFAQALSEKYGLGLTPAEMVAFTSLAEVGVPMKALKGYVNLSEVERMKVEIEGIPLDSTNAELVDWVKTYGELYPRSTIAVRGDGSTPYPALKNLFDEFAFAKLNKFQLITKTEKQ, via the coding sequence ATGGCAGCTGTAAAACCAAAAAGACATGGTCCAACAATGGACATGACAGCAATGTGCGATGTAGCGTTCCTTTTGTTAACTTTCTTTATCATGGCGTCTTCGTTCAAGAGTGAAGAAACAGTTACAATTAATAGCCCATCCTCAGTTGCTGAAGAATTAATTCCAGATTCTGATGCATGTATGGTAACCGTTGATCCCAACGGTAAGTACTACTTCGGAATAGTGGATGCATCGCAAAGAGATAATTTTGCACAAGCATTAAGTGAAAAATACGGACTTGGCCTTACACCAGCAGAAATGGTAGCATTTACCTCACTTGCAGAAGTAGGCGTTCCTATGAAGGCTTTAAAAGGTTATGTGAATCTTTCTGAAGTTGAGAGAATGAAAGTAGAAATCGAAGGTATACCTCTTGATTCAACCAATGCAGAATTGGTTGACTGGGTAAAAACTTACGGTGAACTCTACCCACGATCTACAATTGCAGTAAGAGGAGATGGTTCTACACCATATCCCGCACTTAAGAATTTGTTTGATGAATTTGCTTTTGCGAAACTCAATAAATTTCAATTGATCACTAAAACCGAGAAGCAATAA
- a CDS encoding aminodeoxychorismate synthase, subunit I yields MIDSKKSPVFEKMNRLGKLRTPFLFVLDFELKKPFVLALHEIDSTEIKYAIEDGFLEYRNFDVLANKKVDFRLKKSPLAYEKYQEAFAIVKENLAFGNSFLTNLTSETPIEINSALDELIDYTKAKYKLFVKDQFVCFSPETFIQIREDGVMASQPMKGTISAEIENAEQVILANEKEKYEHTTIVDLIRNDVSSVAEKVWVERFRYLESIRKEDGSELLQVSSEIRGTLTENWNENLGDIFEKLLPAGSISGAPKDKTIEIIQNAEKLTYANGERGFYTGVFGVFNGEALTSAVMIRFIEQRNGKLYFKSGGGITSRSDARDEYEELISKIYVPLH; encoded by the coding sequence ATGATTGACTCCAAGAAAAGTCCTGTATTCGAAAAAATGAATAGGTTGGGAAAACTAAGAACTCCTTTTCTATTTGTATTGGATTTTGAGCTCAAGAAACCTTTCGTATTAGCCTTGCACGAAATTGACTCTACGGAGATCAAATATGCCATAGAAGATGGTTTTTTGGAGTATAGGAACTTTGATGTTTTAGCTAATAAGAAAGTAGATTTTAGGCTAAAAAAAAGCCCTTTGGCGTATGAGAAGTACCAAGAAGCTTTCGCGATAGTAAAAGAAAATCTCGCATTTGGAAATAGTTTTTTAACAAACCTTACTTCCGAAACTCCAATAGAAATAAACTCAGCTTTAGATGAACTGATTGATTATACTAAAGCAAAATATAAGCTGTTTGTAAAAGATCAATTTGTGTGCTTTTCACCAGAAACCTTTATTCAGATTCGTGAAGATGGCGTAATGGCAAGTCAGCCAATGAAAGGGACTATTTCCGCAGAAATAGAGAATGCAGAACAGGTGATTTTGGCTAATGAAAAAGAGAAATACGAGCACACCACTATTGTAGACTTGATTAGAAACGATGTCAGTTCGGTAGCAGAAAAAGTATGGGTGGAGCGATTTCGCTATTTGGAAAGTATCAGAAAGGAAGATGGGAGTGAGTTGTTGCAAGTTAGCAGTGAAATACGAGGAACATTGACCGAAAACTGGAATGAGAATTTAGGAGATATATTTGAAAAACTATTGCCTGCAGGCTCTATAAGTGGTGCACCCAAAGACAAAACAATAGAGATAATTCAAAATGCCGAGAAACTCACTTACGCCAATGGTGAAAGAGGATTTTACACTGGTGTGTTTGGTGTTTTCAATGGGGAAGCTCTAACTTCGGCTGTCATGATTAGGTTTATAGAGCAGCGAAATGGAAAACTTTACTTTAAAAGTGGGGGAGGAATTACGAGTAGGAGCGATGCACGTGACGAATACGAAGAACTAATTTCGAAAATATATGTCCCCTTGCATTGA